The following nucleotide sequence is from Mangifera indica cultivar Alphonso chromosome 17, CATAS_Mindica_2.1, whole genome shotgun sequence.
GATTCCAATCAACTCTGTACCAAAATCTAGCCATTTGCGACGATTTCTTTAATATCATAAACAGAAAAACTGTTTGATTCTccggaaaaaagaaagagatagcATAGAATTTCCTGAAACAATCTAAGACAACCTCCTTCGTTCCAAGTGCCAAATAGAAGAAACTtgaaacagaaaagaaaaaccctagaatttaAACGAAATGATTCGAAAAAACGTAACTCGGGCAACCACATaaaacatatttcaaaatcatcaattcaCTTTACCTTCTCTTGCTCTGCATCAATCGCCATTGTTGAGTTGAGGGAAAGAGATTACGAAAGTAAGTGAATGGTTGATTTGTTTTGCCGATGAAGATGGACAAAGAAGAGGAACGGATCTATGGAGGCACTTGAATAAGAATTTCTTACAACGGTCGAATTAGTACGGATATCCACGTGCTCCAATCCTGTTCAAGACGCagttcaaataattttcttttcagagGAGCCTCTTTGCCGTTTTTGTCTTTTGTTAGACTTATGAGTATACAGTCACAAGCTGTCATCTAATGCATCAAGGCAAGCCTATGTGAACCATTTGGGTGCCACCACTAGATTCCCTTTTTGTTTAGATCGGACGGTCTTGGTGGGGCTGTGATATGAGTTTCTGTTGACTTGTAGTTGGGCTTTACAACATGTCTTGCATGTTTCCTTGGGACCTGACCTGGGCTGAAACCGCCCGACCAATGCTAGCttgttaatttgattatatttatatatattacatatatggatatatgttaatttttttaaataatttatgatattttaataaattatcgAATGagtttatgtatatttaattccGCCGTCGAGTCAgttaatgttttttaatatctattttattctcttgggatttttttttttccgaatTGGGTTTTGTTAATATCTATGtaagaacaaaattttgaaacggTGACTAATGATTAAGCGCAGCTGGTATGGTATCAAAAGAATGCTTTAGTTTGaatcaaggttttaaaaattagatttggtttgtcagtTTAATCGATTGAATCGTTAATTGTTagtcaaataaattttgatttatcaaaaaatcggtttaatttaaataaatcaattacagttttatctttgtttaaacaaattattcatTGTTTAAATGATAATGAGTAGTGTGTCGAGGtgtgataaaaaaagaaaagtaatgtTGGAGAGGGAGAGACTTTGTTATGAAAACACCCAAAAactatttgaaaaactaaaattttaaagaagagaaaatataatttttttaaacttaatttaaattttttttaatttttagaattaaaagaaaaaatagataaaatttaaaaaataatatatttgattaactttaatagtttatgagtttttggggaaaaaaaaaaagggtaaaaattcCGGGGAGAGTAACCTTTGGGCCCGACAAAATGCTTGGGCCTTTCAGAAATGAACCAGATGATTGCTGATAACACACTGTAAATCCATGATTCATCGGTTAGGCCAGCCCAAGATGACAGGTAATGCTCCAAAACTATTTGGGCCCCTGAGAAAAGAAAGCCGTTAGGATAAATGGAGATGGATAAGAATTGTTCATGTTGATCTCGACAATCCCAGACAAAGGAAATGGGAAGCAGGGGTTTCCTTTTGCTCAAATGCTTAGCGCCACCAAAGCATAACCATTTCGTTTTCAATTGTACAAGAATCGGTAGTTGGTCTTCAGAAACACCCAAACTCAGAAAATTCTCAACTACAACCGCCGCAAGCTCCTCTCTCGAACCACCTGATGTTCCTCGTTTGGCTGAAACCGCTCGAATCTCTCTTTGTCCTCAGGAGGTTTTCATCTTCTGCACTGTGACTCTTCTTCATCTCTTTCTCCTCTCGCTTCTCATTTCTGCTTCTCGTTTTTAGGTCGACGAATTTGCCCCTAAAATTCGACAAGTCATAGACTGGTACCTACATACATTCCTGCTTACAGTTTTTATATCAGACATTTGTTTCAAGTTTAAATCTTTCATCTCTTGGCTGTGAAGGCGATAATCCCAAATTTTAAATTGGACTATTTCAATGGCAGGTTTGGACAACTTCAAGCTGTTGATCTCAACAGTGTCGATCCTGCTGTCAGAGCAGgtttcttcttattattattattttcgctgttgtattttgttatttttcaaaacgttATCAACTCTCTCTTGCTTTACATGTCTTGGAAGCAAATACCGGATCATGTTTGCATCAAAAGTTATATAACTGTTAAGATGGAAAATATTTACCTAGATTTGGCAATgcttttttttaagaataaagatatattatctaatttttatataaaatttgaatacaaTTCTGGTTTGTTCCAGCAATTGTTTCTTTTTGTATGGGGGttctaaattgaattttttgctgTGTCTCTGGTTAAATTAGTATTGAGCAATGCTATATGCACCTAGTTTTGAGTACCTAATTGGGTATCTAGaagtgttactttatccataattcaaaattatttaatcacataatcacgTATTATTTGGGTATCCAATTGGGTACTAAAAAATgggtgcacatagttttattgattagtaTTCTAAGTTATTTGTTAGTGATGTACCGATTGTATGGAAGATTATACCCATGGGTAATCATCCTAGAACAGATTCTAGTTGAAACTTGTATGATCATCCAATCTTTCTGCCCTAAGTCAATATAGAAAATGGTATGGTCCTTAGGATCTCTTTGCAAAATTTTAGCATATTCGAGATggtttcatgaaaatatatctCTGCAAGGAGGAAGTCAAGTAAATCTAGCTGATAATGGCACTAGCCTGGAACTTTTGTGTAACTTCATAACTGAGAACCTGTGACCATGCTTGTACACCATAGATAGGATGATGACTTACTAATTTCTTATTAGGAAACTATCCACAACTAATAAATTTGtcattagattttttttgtttgcgATCTCAGTTTCATGAAAAAGGGGTGAGACTGTGAAGGGCTGGCTTTGTTGGTGACACTTTCGAACTTATGTAGTTCTAATATGTTGTTACAATTCTCTGTCAAATTCACAGATAATGAAACTGAAAACTTGCGTGAAGATTCTCCTGAAACATTTGAGAACAGGTGagatgtttttttaatttttataagcTTCCTGCTGGACACACCTCATATGTTGACCAATATCAAAATTTCCTGTACAGGGAAGCCATGATAGCTGCCATTCCAAGCTATGAGGAGCCGTATATCAAAGTTCCTAGAGTCTTGAACAAAGAGTAGAGCTGTTCGGGTAAActctttttttgcttttttttcttaaatctcTTGTGGCAACTCCATCATACTAGAAACTATTGATTCCAATATTTTTCCAATTAACAAGACAATGACCTTTTTACCTTGCGACATGCTGAAAATATTTAGAATTTCATCAAAGAAAGTTGGTCCCAATTCTATAACGAGTGTGGTCTTCCCAAACAGCTATGAAAGTTTGGTAACACTTCAAAGCTGAACTGTTTTTCCTCcctcaaaacattttttttccccttttttcaaAGCCTTTATTCCCCACTGTGACACATTGAATTAAAGAGGATTTGCATGTGCATAACAGCATAAGGTCTTTGCTTGTGGATGTCAATAGTCACCTAAGAAAGtttattctaattattttcttaagaTGTTGGAGCTGGGTAATTGTTTTGTGTATGATGATGCCTGCCATCCTATCAGTTTAACTAACAGGATTCTGTTTTTATAGCTTGCTGAAGAGCCATTAACTTCTTTCTGCCCAATTTTAGTGTTTTACATGGTTTGGTTTTGCTGTTCTGTGCAGTACTGGCAAGGTATAAAGGCACTAAATCTTAAGTGGAACACCTTGGTAGCAGCGGAGGCTAAAATTTCTTTTGGAATGGCGTTCCTTTTATTGTTCTTCTGTTGTAGACGGGcccttttttttcccttacaAAACGGTGATGTTTTGGGTATCATTTACGTGATAACGTTTCCCTGTAAAAAATTGGTAGATGAGGTTCTTGTTTTCCATCGCTAATCTCttattctatttattatttttttatgattttgtacaAGAAATTTAACCCCCAAGGCAGCCACTCTTCAATGACAGAAGCTTTCAATTAGAGACACCTTGAGCCACAATCcttcagaaaaaaaatattttgagaaCACATTGAGCagatcaaatttcaataatgatCAAAGTATCTTTGGAAGATTTGTCATTTAGTATGCGTTCTTAAAACGAAAGGAATTTTAACCCAAATAAACCTTTTTAAGCTCAGTTCGATTCACATATAACTAAGCTCGAGTTTgtgaaaatcaaatttgaactcgatttgaattcaattcgattcattt
It contains:
- the LOC123200111 gene encoding glutamyl-tRNA(Gln) amidotransferase subunit C, chloroplastic/mitochondrial: MGSRGFLLLKCLAPPKHNHFVFNCTRIGSWSSETPKLRKFSTTTAASSSLEPPDVPRLAETARISLCPQEVDEFAPKIRQVIDWFGQLQAVDLNSVDPAVRADNETENLREDSPETFENREAMIAAIPSYEEPYIKVPRVLNKE